Proteins from a single region of Punica granatum isolate Tunisia-2019 chromosome 8, ASM765513v2, whole genome shotgun sequence:
- the LOC116187058 gene encoding probable inactive purple acid phosphatase 27: protein MGRLLRPFALLLCFFFFFSSVLGHIGDQPLSKIAIHRATIALHPSASISASPALLGLKGEDTQWVTVELQHHNPSSDDWVGVFSPAKFNGSTCPPENKRDEAPYICSAPIKYKYANHSTSNYNNTGKASLEFQLINQRADFSFALFSGGLSNPKLVALSNSITYANPKAPLYPRLAQGKAWDEMTVTWTSGYDINEAVPLVQWGLKGDAQKKSSAGTLTFNRNSMCGSPARDFGWRDPGFIHTSFLKDLWPNAIYTYRMGHLLANGTYIWSKSYSFKSSPYPGQNSLQRIIIFGDMGKAERDGSNEYNNYQPGSLNTTDQLIKDLNNIDIVFHIGDISYANGYISQWDQFTAQVEPIASKVPYMLGSGNHERDWPGTGSFYENMDSGGECGVLAETMFYVPAENRAKFWYSTDYGMFHFCIADTEHDWREGSEQYRFIENCLASADRQKQPWLVFAAHRVLGYSSNRWYGLEGSFEEPMGRESMQRLWQKYRVDIAFYGHVHNYERTCPIYQNQCVNQEKNHYSGTVNGTIHVVAGGGGSQLSEFSSLTPSWSLYRDYDYGFVKLTAFNHSSLLFEYKKSSNGKVYDSFTISRDYRDVLTCVPDSCPRTTLAS, encoded by the exons ATGGGCCGCCTTCTCCGACCATTCGCTTTACttctctgcttcttcttcttcttcagctcCGTCCTCGGTCACATCGGCGATCAGCCACTCTCCAAGATCGCCATCCACAGGGCCACCATTGCTCTTCATCCTTCTGCTTCCATTAGTGCCTCCCCTGCTCTTCTTGGCCTAAAG GGTGAGGATACTCAGTGGGTAACTGTGGAACTCCAGCATCATAATCCGTCTTCTGATGACTGGGTTGGCGTCTTCTCTCCTGCAAAGTTCAA CGGATCGACTTGTCCTccggaaaataaaagagatgAGGCTCCGTATATATGCTCAGCTCCGATAAAG TACAAGTATGCAAATCACTCCACTTCAAACTACAACAATACGGGCAAGGCTTCTTTGGAGTTCCAGCTTATCAATCAGCGGGCAGATTTCTCCTTTGCCCTATTTTCTGGCGGATTGTCAAAT CCAAAACTGGTGGCACTTTCAAATTCCATAACATACGCCAACCCCAAGGCCCCCCTTTATCCCCGGCTTGCTCAAGGGAAGGCTTGGGATGAA ATGACAGTTACATGGACTAGTGGTTATGACATCAACGAAGCTGTTCCCCTAGTCCAATGGGGTCTCAAAGGAGACGCTCAGAAAAAATCTTCAGCTGGAACATTGACATTTAATCGGAACAGCATGTGTG GTTCCCCTGCTCGGGATTTTGGATGGAGGGATCCTGGTTTCATCCACACGAGTTTTTTGAAAGATTTATGGCCGAATGCCAT ATATACATACCGAATGGGTCATCTCTTAGCCAATGGGACCTATATATGGAGCAAGAGCTATTCTTTCAAGTCATCACCATATCCTGGGCAAAATTCACTTCAGCGCATTATAATATTTGGTGATATGGGGAAG gCTGAGAGAGATGGTTCTAATGAGTACAACAATTATCAGCCTGGTTCACTAAATACTACTGATCAGCTAATCAAGGACTTGAACAACATCGATATAGTATTCCACATTGGAGATATCTCGTACGCGAATGGGTATATCTCGCAGTGGGACCAGTTCACAGCCCAGGTGGAGCCCATTGCATCTAAGGTGCCCTATATGCTTGGAAG TGGCAATCATGAACGTGATTGGCCCGGCACGGGCTCTTTCTACGAGAATATGGATTCTGGTGGGGAGTGTGGTGTGCTTGCTGAGACCATGTTCTATGTCCCTGCCGAGAACAGAGCAAAGTTCTG GTACTCAACGGACTATGGAATGTTCCACTTCTGCATAGCCGATACAGAACATGATTGGAGGGAAGGCTCTGAGCAGTACCGGTTCATTGAGAATTGTCTTGCATCTGCGGACAGGCAGAAACAGCCTTGGCTCGTATTTGCCGCCCATAGGGTGCTTGGGTATTCCTCAAACCGTTGGTATGGTCTTGAGGGATCTTTCGAAGAGCCCATGGGAAGGGAAAGCATGCAGAGGCTGTGGCAGAAGTATAGAGTAGACATTGCCTTCTACGGCCATGTACACAACTATGAAAGGACATGCCCTATTTATCAG AACCAATGTGTAAATCAAGAGAAGAACCATTACTCGGGCACAGTGAACGGGACGATTCACGTTGTTGCTGGTGGGGGAGGAAGCCAATTATCGGAGTTCAGCTCATTGACCCCGAGCTGGAGTCTCTATCGGGACTATGACTACGGGTTCGTGAAGCTGACCGCATTCAATCATTCATCTCTTCTCTTTGAGTATAAGAAGAGCAGCAATGGGAAGGTGTATGATTCCTTCACTATCTCGCGAGACTACAGAGATGTCCTTACTTGCGTGCCAGACAGTTGCCCACGTACGACTTTGGCTTCGTGA
- the LOC116187059 gene encoding snurportin-1 isoform X1, translated as MAPPDHRRPYKRPAISDQQRRRELSLLRQAQSRLDAQHRARCLASSVLSLENPEPDSVPELELESKPGEERSEAPPKEFDVRQASKLRGAEARKWFARQLMLPEWMIDVPDRLSQDWYVFARPAGKRCFVVSSNGAAVSRLRNGSILHRFPSALPSGARTRDVSGSAQSYSILDCIFHEPDQTYYAIDMLCWRGYSLYDCTAEFRFFWLNSKLAETGACEPPSQYHRYRFSLVPVYNCDHSGLHAAYTGAAPYVKDGLLFYNKEAHYQTGNTPLALVWKDENCSQYVIDTDSQGNVPKQQQVVLELQEDGKLTTSDDPPVVFGCLDGDFIQKSGLCLGNLLRFAIGDGGLSFVDGGLDKADLCYLGKSNRARAFADSYSKIVFQHMVRHSPLKIDDFLSSISSSVDQENQPRDVEMAG; from the exons ATGGCTCCGCCCGATCACCGGCGTCCGTACAAGCGGCCGGCAATCTCCGATCAGCAGCGCCGGAGAGAGCTCTCCCTTCTCCGCCAAGCTCAGAGTCGCCTCGACGCGCAGCACCGAGCACGTTGCTTGGCCTCCAGCGTACTCTCCCTGGAAAACCCCGAACCTGATTCTGTTCCCGAGCTCGAACTCGAGAGTAAACCCGGGGAGGAACGATCAGAAGCCCCGCCCAAAGAGTTCGATGTGCGCCAGGCTTCGAAGCTCAGAGGGGCCGAGGCTCGCAAGTGGTTTGCGAGGCAGCTCATGCTTCCTGAGTGGATGATCGACGTACCGGATCGTCTCAGTCAAGACTG GTATGTCTTTGCAAGGCCTGCTGGTAAACGATGCTTTGTTGTTTCTTCTAATGGTGCAGCAGTCAGTCGATTACGGAACGGCTCCATACTGCACCGCTTCCCATCTGCTTTGCCTAGTGGAGCCCGAACAAGAGATGTTTCTGGCTCCGCTCAGTCATATTCAATTCTGGATTGCATTTTTCATGAG CCTGATCAAACGTATTATGCCATTGACATGCTTTGCTGGCGAGGATACTCTCTCTATGATTGCACAGCTGAGTTTAGATTCTTTTGGCTGAACTCCAAGCTTGCCGAGACTGGGGCTTGTGAGCCACCCTCACAGTACCACAGATATAGATTTAGCCTTGTGCCTGTGTATAACTGTGATCACAGCGGTCTGCATGCAGCATATACAGGAGCAGCTCCTTATGTTAAGGATGGACTACTCTTTTATAACAA GGAAGCACATTATCAGACGGGGAATACGCCCTTAGCATTAGTCTGGAAAGATGAGAACTGTAGTCAATATGTGATAGATACAGACAGTCAAGGGAATGTCCCCAAGCAGCAGCAG GTGGTATTGGAGCTGCAGGAAGATGGCAAACTGACTACCTCAGACGATCCTCCTGTTGTGTTTGGATGCTTAGATGGTGACTTCATCCAAAAG TCAGGTTTGTGTTTAGGAAATCTTCTACGTTTTGCAATCGGTGATGGAGGACTAAGTTTTGTGGATGGGGGGCTTGATAAAGCTGATTTGTGTTATCTTGGCAAGTCGAATAGAGCTCGTGCTTTTGCTGACAGCTATTCCAAG ATTGTGTTTCAGCACATGGTCCGACACTCGCCATTGAAGATAGACGATTTTCTGTCTTCAATCAGCTCATCAGTTGACCAGGAGAACCAACCTCGTGATGTTGAAATGGCTGGCTGA
- the LOC116187057 gene encoding pentatricopeptide repeat-containing protein At5g50390, chloroplastic encodes MEIPLSRYQSLSLDQLTTRKSSFLFHPLDVKRAFNRRSLLSGYSFSVSRRKWGTVRCSSSVEQGLRPRPKQTPARNGPSLGEETKPQDDTRSGRTSPRICSQIEKLVLYKRYHEALELFEILEVEGDLEVPASTYDALVSVCIGLKSVRAVKRVSNYMTNNGFEQDQYIRNRVLLMHVKCGMMLDARRLFDEMPEKNLVSWNTIVAGLVDSGDYVEAVGLFLTMWEEFSEGESRLFATMIRASAGLGLISLGKQLHSCALKMGVGEDIFVSCTLIDMYSKCGSIEDAQFVFDDMPDKTTVGWNSIIAGYALHGYSEEALSMYYEMRDSGGKMDHFTFSIVVRICTRLASLEHAKQAHAGLIRNGFGLDIVANTALVDFYSKWGRVEDARHVFDDMPKKNVISWNALIQGYGNHGRGQEAVEVFEQMISRGMAPNHVTFLAVLSACSRSGLSEHGWEIFQSMSGDHKVKPRPMHFACMIELLGREGLLDEAFALIRGAPFKPTVNMWAALLTACRVHENFELGKLAAEKLYGMEPEKLSNYIVLLNIYNSSGNTKEAAEVVHTLRKKGLTMRPACTWIDINRSSHVFLSGDKSHAQTEEIFQKVESLMAKISRHGYVPQERHLLPDVDEREVRFPFHHSEKLAIAFGLINTPEWTPLQLVQSHRICNDCHNAIKLITVVTGREIVVRDGSRFHHFVGGKCSCGDYW; translated from the coding sequence ATGGAGATTCCGCTGTCGAGGTACCAAAGCTTGTCGCTTGATCAACTCACCACCCGTAAATCTAGTTTCCTTTTCCACCCACTAGACGTCAAGAGGGCCTTCAATAGGAGATCTTTGCTGTCCGGTTATTCTTTCTCGGTGAGTCGTCGGAAATGGGGGACAGTCAGGTGCTCGTCTTCTGTAGAACAAGGCTTACGTCCCCGCCCGAAGCAGACCCCCGCGAGGAACGGCCCCAGTTTGGGGGAAGAAACCAAGCCACAGGATGATACACGTAGTGGAAGAACTAGTCCACGGATATGCAGTCAGATAGAGAAGCTAGTTCTTTACAAGAGGTACCATGAGGCGCTCGAGTTGTTCGAGATTTTGGAGGTTGAGGGAGATCTCGAGGTGCCCGCGAGCACGTACGATGCGCTTGTGAGCGTGTGCATTGGGTTGAAATCGGTAAGAGCTGTTAAGAGGGTGTCTAATTATATGACTAATAACGGGTTTGAGCAGGATCAGTATATTAGGAACAGGGTGCTGCTCATGCACGTGAAATGCGGGATGATGCTCGATGCCCGAAGACTGTTCGATGAAATGCCCGAGAAGAACTTAGTCTCGTGGAACACGATTGTAGCGGGGCTTGTTGATTCGGGGGATTACGTGGAGGCGGTTGGGTTGTTCTTAACGATGTGGGAGGAGTTCTCAGAAGGCGAGTCCCGCTTGTTCGCGACCATGATCCGGGCTTCCGCTGGTTTAGGGCTCATCTCCCTGGGGAAGCAGTTGCATTCTTGTGCACTGAAGATGGGTGTCGGTGAGGATATTTTCGTGTCTTGCACTCTGATTGACATGTACAGTAAGTGCGGAAGCATCGAAGATGCTCAATTCGTGTTTGATGATATGCCCGACAAGACTACAGTTGGATGGAATTCGATCATTGCCGGGTATGCCCTGCACGGTTATTCTGAAGAAGCCTTGAGTATGTATTACGAGATGCGCGATTCAGGTGGTAAAATGGACCACTTTACGTTTTCCATTGTTGTGAGGATCTGTACAAGGTTGGCTTCCCTAGAACATGCTAAGCAAGCCCATGCGGGACTAATCCGTAATGGGTTCGGGTTGGATATAGTGGCAAACACGGCTCTCGTGGACTTTTACAGCAAGTGGGGAAGGGTCGAAGATGCTCGACACGTATTTGATGATATGCCTAAGAAGAATGTGATCTCATGGAATGCGCTGATCCAAGGATATGGGAACCACGGCAGAGGACAGGAGGCTGTGGAGGTATTCGAGCAGATGATAAGTCGAGGAATGGCACCGAATCACGTGACTTTTCTTGCAGTTCTATCTGCATGTAGCCGGTCGGGATTATCGGAACATGGGTGGGAGATATTTCAGTCGATGAGCGGAGACCACAAGGTCAAGCCGCGTCCCATGCATTTTGCGTGCATGATCGAGCTATTGGGCCGAGAAGGGCTCTTAGATGAGGCCTTTGCACTCATAAGGGGCGCCCCGTTCAAGCCCACAGTGAACATGTGGGCTGCCCTGCTCACAGCTTGCAGGGTCCACGAGAACTTTGAGCTCGGAAAATTGGCGGCGGAGAAGCTGTACGGAATGGAGCCGGAGAAGCTGAGCAACTACATCGTGCTCCTTAACATATACAATAGCTCGGGCAATACTAAAGAAGCTGCTGAAGTGGTCCACACATTGAGAAAGAAGGGTCTTACAATGCGCCCTGCTTGCACTTGGATCGACATCAATCGGAGCTCGCATGTGTTCCTCTCTGGGGATAAGTCCCATGCCCAAACGGAGGAGATCTTTCAGAAGGTAGAAAGTTTGATGGCCAAGATTTCGAGGCACGGATACGTTCCTCAGGAGAGGCACCTGCTTCCTGATGTCGATGAGAGGGAGGTTCGATTTCCCTTCCACCACAGCGAGAAGCTAGCGATTGCTTTCGGGCTTATAAACACTCCCGAGTGGACGCCTCTGCAATTGGTGCAGTCCCATCGGATCTGCAACGACTGTCACAATGCGATCAAGCTGATAACCGTGGTCACCGGAAGGGAGATTGTTGTGAGGGATGGGAGTAGATTCCACCACTTCGTAGGCGGGAAGTGCTCTTGTGGGGACTACTGGTGA
- the LOC116187059 gene encoding snurportin-1 isoform X2 has product MAPPDHRRPYKRPAISDQQRRRELSLLRQAQSRLDAQHRARCLASSVLSLENPEPDSVPELELESKPGEERSEAPPKEFDVRQASKLRGAEARKWFARQLMLPEWMIDVPDRLSQDWYVFARPAGKRCFVVSSNGAAVSRLRNGSILHRFPSALPSGARTRDVSGSAQSYSILDCIFHEPDQTYYAIDMLCWRGYSLYDCTAEFRFFWLNSKLAETGACEPPSQYHRYRFSLVPVYNCDHSGLHAAYTGAAPYVKDGLLFYNKEAHYQTGNTPLALVWKDENCSQYVIDTDSQGNVPKQQQVVLELQEDGKLTTSDDPPVVFGCLDGDFIQKSGLCLGNLLRFAIGDGGLSFVDGGLDKADLCYLGKSNRARAFADSYSKLIS; this is encoded by the exons ATGGCTCCGCCCGATCACCGGCGTCCGTACAAGCGGCCGGCAATCTCCGATCAGCAGCGCCGGAGAGAGCTCTCCCTTCTCCGCCAAGCTCAGAGTCGCCTCGACGCGCAGCACCGAGCACGTTGCTTGGCCTCCAGCGTACTCTCCCTGGAAAACCCCGAACCTGATTCTGTTCCCGAGCTCGAACTCGAGAGTAAACCCGGGGAGGAACGATCAGAAGCCCCGCCCAAAGAGTTCGATGTGCGCCAGGCTTCGAAGCTCAGAGGGGCCGAGGCTCGCAAGTGGTTTGCGAGGCAGCTCATGCTTCCTGAGTGGATGATCGACGTACCGGATCGTCTCAGTCAAGACTG GTATGTCTTTGCAAGGCCTGCTGGTAAACGATGCTTTGTTGTTTCTTCTAATGGTGCAGCAGTCAGTCGATTACGGAACGGCTCCATACTGCACCGCTTCCCATCTGCTTTGCCTAGTGGAGCCCGAACAAGAGATGTTTCTGGCTCCGCTCAGTCATATTCAATTCTGGATTGCATTTTTCATGAG CCTGATCAAACGTATTATGCCATTGACATGCTTTGCTGGCGAGGATACTCTCTCTATGATTGCACAGCTGAGTTTAGATTCTTTTGGCTGAACTCCAAGCTTGCCGAGACTGGGGCTTGTGAGCCACCCTCACAGTACCACAGATATAGATTTAGCCTTGTGCCTGTGTATAACTGTGATCACAGCGGTCTGCATGCAGCATATACAGGAGCAGCTCCTTATGTTAAGGATGGACTACTCTTTTATAACAA GGAAGCACATTATCAGACGGGGAATACGCCCTTAGCATTAGTCTGGAAAGATGAGAACTGTAGTCAATATGTGATAGATACAGACAGTCAAGGGAATGTCCCCAAGCAGCAGCAG GTGGTATTGGAGCTGCAGGAAGATGGCAAACTGACTACCTCAGACGATCCTCCTGTTGTGTTTGGATGCTTAGATGGTGACTTCATCCAAAAG TCAGGTTTGTGTTTAGGAAATCTTCTACGTTTTGCAATCGGTGATGGAGGACTAAGTTTTGTGGATGGGGGGCTTGATAAAGCTGATTTGTGTTATCTTGGCAAGTCGAATAGAGCTCGTGCTTTTGCTGACAGCTATTCCAAG CTCATCAGTTGA